Proteins encoded by one window of Chrysemys picta bellii isolate R12L10 chromosome 10, ASM1138683v2, whole genome shotgun sequence:
- the FAM83G gene encoding protein FAM83G: MALSQVQCLDDSHVNWRSSESKPEFFYSEEQRLALEALVSKGPEAFYEVLKKENIRDFLSELELKKIMESLETYDPGSEYIPRHGGGDSDGDCTSQGGEGELAPSLEYWPQRSDRSIPQLDLGWPETAAYRGVTRAVVYMQPPIDGQTHIKEVVRKMIVQAQKVVAVVMDMFTDVDIFKDLLEAGFKRKVGVYIIVDETNVKYFLQMCERAQMHTGHLKNLRVRTTGGTEFFTRSATRFKGALAQKFMFVDGDRAMCGSYSFTWSAARTDRNLISVLSGQVVEAFDKQFQELYLMSQGLSLKSIPMDEEPEPEPFTLPSVTPVAPANAVVKRLINPKYALVKAKSAELISKMSSDRQAGAGRNKMMDSKDKALPEGQSAERQNDMADLAPPIHPGLVNMEKANMFDYLPTWVEPDPDPSEILGYINIIDPTIKNVKLSQMNRIKVCDISQANAQHRQMLKNKESEAKKSQEPSPASREQREAPPTLIKEPPKPVESPKARSPGEDKKGALAILAVSQHLKQPTAAETHKMDVKPPAPRPRTVDVVDFISKNSALCRDTAALLGDAKKQLHQVAEQANADHGPGENPTQAQAVASDHRLRRQAAVSPEAQGTAAVCPVNGLEGEEDEEDYLTLSDQESYSSSSATHSYHHSNASSTSDELFEVRGRFGPLRRTNSDHIPNGGNLHLQRKMSDPHVSRGTYVSPLGSLQSPPNLRLEDGVQRRDDVTEVIRCVLEKGNSLRAVLDGKGAVASKAGQGQPFHHYVSRNSACPGQGIHAPRHEKNPGPSKYKADGTSAKKPTAATSSPPYWQSKGFSSIRNVQPGQGLHRATGKPLSSLPESQRTADEVRTPLGIPLTKLSQSKHLKTRAGGGQQVSTDSKRRLPGAASRKDQ, from the exons ATGGCTCTCTCCCAGGTGCAGTGTCTGGATGACAGTCATGTCAACTGGAGATCCAGCGAGTCCAAGCCGGAGTTCTTCTATAGTGAGGAGCAGAGACTGGCTTTGGAAGCCCTGGTCTCGAAGGGGCCGGAGGCCTTCTACGAGGTCCTCAAGAAAGAGAACATCCGGGACTTCCTCTCCGAGCTGGAGCTTAAAAAGATCATGGAGTCGCTGGAAACGTACGACCCGGGTTCGGAGTATATCCCACGCCATGGGGGCGGGGACAGCGACGGGGACTGCACCAGCCAAGGGGGCGAGGGCGAGTTGGCGCCCTCCTTGGAGTACTGGCCCCAGAGATCCGACCGCTCCATCCCGCAGCTGGACCTGGGCTGGCCCGAGACCGCCGCCTACAGGGGGGTCACCAGGGCCGTGGTGTACATGCAGCCGCCCATCGACGGGCAAACGCACATCAAGGAGGTGGTCAGGAAGATGATTGTCCAGGCTCAGAAG GTCGTGGCTGTGGTCATGGACATGTTCACGGACGTTGACATCTTCAAGGACCTCCTGGAAGCAGGCTTCAAGCGGAAAGTCGGTGTCTACATCATTGTAGATGAGACCAATGTGAAATACTTCCTTCAGATGTGCGAGCGAGCACAGATGCACACCGGGCACCTGAAG AATCTCCGAGTTCGCACCACGGGGGGAACGGAATTTTTCACCCGTTCGGCCACGAGGTTCAAAGGTGCCTTGGCCCAGAAGTTCATGTTCGTGGACGGTGACCGGGCTATGTGCGGGTCCTACAG CTTCACCTGGTCCGCAGCCAGGACCGACAGGAACCTCATCTCGGTCCTCTCTGGCCAGGTGGTGGAAGCGTTCGACAAGCAGTTCCAGGAGCTGTATCTCATGTCCCAGGGACTCAGCCTGAAGTCCATTCCCATGGACGAGGAGCCGGAACCCGAGCCGTTCACTCTGCCCTCCGTCACGCCCGTCGCCCCGGCCAACGCAGTGGTGAAGAGGCTGATTAACCCAAAATATGCCCTGGTGAAGGCCAAGAGCGCAGAACTGATCAGCAAGATGTCGTCCGACAGGCAGGCGGGCGCCGGCAGAAACAAGATGATGGACAGCAAAGACAAGGCCCTTCCTGAGGGCCAAAGTGCCGAGCGGCAAAACGACATGGCCGACCTAGCCCCACCCATCCACCCCGGCCTCGTCAACATGGAGAAGGCCAACATGTTCGACTACCTGCCCACTTGGGTGGAGCCAGACCCAGACCCAAGTGAAATCTTGGGGTACATCAACATCATCGACCCCACTATAAAGAATGTGAAGCTGTCCCAAATGAACCGCATCAAGGTCTGTGACATCTCCCAGGCCAAtgcccagcacagacagatgCTAAAAAACAAGGAGTCGGAAGCCAAGAAAAGCCAAGAGCCTTCTCCAGCCAGCCGGGAGCAAAGAGAGGCCCCTCCGACCCTAATCAAGGAACCTCCCAAGCCAGTAGAAAGCCCCAAAGCAAGGAGTCCTGGGGAGGACAAGAAAGGAGCTTTGGCTATCCTGGCTGTGAGCCAGCACCTGAAGCAGCCCACGGCCGCAGAGACGCACAAGATGGATGTCAAGCCCCCAGCGCCAAGGCCGAGGACGGTTGACGTCGTGGACTTTATCTCCAAAAACAGCGCGCTCTGCAGAGACACGGCTGCCCTGCTCGGGGACGCCAAGAAGCAGCTGCACCAGGTGGCAGAGCAAGCGAATGCAGATCACGGGCCGGGTGAAAACCCCACACAAGCTCAAGCCGTGGCCAGCGATCACCGGCTGAGGAGGCAGGCGGCCGTATCCCCGGAAGCTCAGGGCACGGCAGCAGTGTGTCCTGTCAACGGGCTGGAAGGGGAGGAAGATGAAGAGGACTATTTGACGCTCAGCGATCAGGAGAGCTATTCTAGCAGTTCTGCCACCCACAGCTACCACCACTCCAACGCCTCCTCCACCTCGGACGAACTCTTTGAGGTGAGAGGTCGCTTTGGGCCGCTCCGGAGAACCAACTCCGATCACATCCCCAACGGGGGGAACCTGCACTTGCAAAGGAAAATGAGCGACCCCCACGTCAGCCGGGGCACCTACGTCAGCCCCCTGGGGAGCCTGCAGTCGCCGCCAAACTTGCGCTTGGAGGACGGGGTCCAGAGGCGGGACGATGTTACCGAGGTGATTAGGTGTGTGCTGGAAAAGGGCAATAGCCTGCGCGCTGTCCTGGATGGAAAGGGAGCGGTCGCCAGCAAGGCCGGGCAG GGTCAGCCTTTCCACCACTATGTATCCAGGAACTCAGCATGCCCGGGACAAGGCATCCATGCCCCGAGACACGAGAAAAACCCAGGGCCCAGCAAATACAAGGCGGACGGAACCAGTGCTAAAAAACCCACCGCAGCCACCAGCTCCCCGCCATACTGGCAAAGCAAAGGTTTCAGTTCCATCAGGAACGTGCAGCCCGGCCAAGGCCTCCACAGAGCAACCGGCAAGCCCttgtcctccctcccagaaagccAGAGGACAGCGGACGAAGTGAGGACGCCACTCGGCATCCCGCTCACCAAACTCTCACAGTCCAAGCACCTCAAGACCAGGGCAGGCGGGGGCCAGCAGGTTTCCACCGACTCCAAACGGAGGCTCCCTGGGGCCGCCAGCCGCAAGGACCAGTAG